From the genome of Amycolatopsis camponoti:
GGCCCGGACGCCGGGGGCGCCGCGGAACTCGTCGCCGAACTGGCCGAGCTGGGCGCCGAGGCGACCGTCGTGGCCGCCGACCTCGCGAACCGCGCGAAGGTCCGTGCCCTGCTGAAGAAGTACCCGGTCACCTCGGTCGTCCACGCGGCCGGCGTGCTCGACGACGGTGTCCTCGCTTCGATGACGCCCGAGCGCATCGACGGCGTCTTCGACCCGAAGGCCCTGGCCGCCTGGCACCTGCACGAGCTGGCCGGCGACCTCACCGCGTTCGTCACGTTCTCCTCGGCCGCCGGCGTGCTGGGCGCGCCGGGCCAGGCGAACTACGCCGCCGCCAACGCCTTCCTGGACGCGCTCACCGCGGTGCGCCGCGCCGAGGGCAAGCCGGGGCACTCGCTCGCCTGGGGCATGTGGGAGTCGGCGGCCGGCATGGCCGGCGAAACCCACGGCAAGCGCGGCCTCGGCGCCTTCGGCGTGGAGGAGGGCCTGGCCCTGTTCGACGCCGCGGTCGGCGCGGCGGGCGACGAGTACGTCCCGATCAAGCTCGACCTGCCCGCCCTGCGCGAGGCGGGCGGCGGCGTCCCCGACCTGCTGCGCGGCCTCGTCCCTGCGTCCCGGCGGACGGTGTCCGACCGCGAGGCGGGTGCGGACTCGCTGCTGGGCAAGCTGATCCGGCTGCCCGCGGAGAAGCGCCTCGGCCACCTGCTCGACCTGGTGGTCCAGCACTCGGCCGCGGTGCTCGGCCACGGCTCGGCCGACCTGGTCGACGCCGACCGCGCGTTCAAGGACCTCGGGTTCGACTCGCTGACCGCGGTCGAGCTGCGCAACGCGCTCAACGAGGCCACCGGCCTGACCCTGACCGCGACGCTCGTCTTCGACTACCCGACCGCGGGCGACCTCGCGGCGCACCTCCACGAGTCGCTGCTCGGCGAGCTGGAAGACGCCGTCGAGGCCGAAGAAGTCACCGCGAGCACCGACGAGCCGATCGCGATCGTCGGCATGGCCTGCCGGTTCCCCGGCGGCGTCACGACCCCGGACGAGCTGTGGGAGCTGGTCGCGGCCGGCCGCGACGGCACTTCGCGGTTCCCCGAAGACCGCTCGTGGGACCTCGACTACTGGCTCGGCATGGCGGCCGCGGCGGGCAAGGAGCCCAACGGCGGGTTCGTCACCGGTGCCACCGACTTCGACGCCGGCTTCTTCGGCATCAGCCCGAACGAAGCCGTGATGATGGACCCGCAGCAGCGGATGCTGCTCGAAGCGTGCTGGGAGGCATGCGAATCCGCGGGCATCGACCCGTTGTCGCTCAAGGGCACCGACACCGGCGTGTTCGCCGGCGTCATGCAGTCCGACTACGACCCGGGCCCGCTCGGCACGGTCGAGCACAACGGCCTCTTCCGCGGCTCCGGCGCGCTCGGCAGCGTCGTGTCCGGCCGGGTCGCCTACACCTACGGGCTCGAGGGGCCCGCGGTGTCGATCGACACCGCCTGCTCGTCTTCGCTGGTGGCGCTGCACCTGGCCGTCCAGGCCCTGCGCCAGGGTGACTGCTCGCTGGCCCTGGCCGGCGGCGTCGCCGCGCTGGTCTCGCCGGAACCGTTCGTGCACTTCGACAACAGCGGCACCGCCACCGACGGGCGGACGAAGGCCTACTCGGCCGCGGCCGACGGCGTGGGCTGGGCCGAGGGCGTCGGCCTGCTGGTCGTCGAACGGCTCTCCGACGCCCGGCGCAACGGGCACGAGGTCCTCGCCGTCGTCCGCTCGAGCGCGGTGAACTCCGACGGCGCGTCCAACGGCCTCACCGCCCCGAACGGCCCGTCGCAGGAGCGCGTGATCAAGCGCGCGCTCAAGATCGCCGGCCTTCGCGCGGCCGACGTCGACGCCGTCGAGGGCCACGGCACCGGAACCACGCTGGGCGACCCGATCGAAGCCAACGCCCTGCTCGCCACCTACGGCCGCGACCGGTCCGACGACGAGCCGCTGTGGCTGGGGTCCGTCAAGTCCAACATCGGCCACGCGCAGGCCGCGGCCGGCGTCGCCGGGGTCATCAAGATGATCCTCGCGATGCGCCACGGCGAGCTGCCGATGACCCGCCACGGCGACGACCCGTCGCCGCACGTCGACTGGTCCGCGGGCGCGGTCCGGCTGCTCGCCGAGACGATCCCGTGGCCGGACCGGGGCCACCCGCGCCGCGCCGGTGTGTCGGCTTTCGGCTACAGCGGCACCAACGCGCACGTGATCCTGGAGCAGGCCCCGCCGGCCGAAGCGGCCGAGCCGGTGCGCGCCGCGGGAGAGCGGCCGTCGGTGCTCCCGCCGTGGCTGCTGACCGCCCGCACCCCGGAAGCCCTGCCGCTGCAGGCCGCCGCGCTGCTGACCCACCTGGACGAGCACCCGGACCTGGATCCCCTGGACGTGGGGTTCTCGCTGGCCGTCCGCGAGCCGGTGTTGCCCTACCGCGCCGCCGTGGTCGGAGACGACTTCGTCGCTGGTCTGACCGCGTTGGCCGCGGGTGAGGACTCGCCGATCGTCGTGCGGGGAACCGCCCGCGGCGGCAAGACGGCGTTCCTGTTCCCCGGCCAGGGCACCCAGCGGCCCGGCATGGGCCGTGAGCTGTGCGCCGCGTTCGGCGTCTTCGAGCACGCCTTCACGCAGACGAGTGCGCTCTTCGACGGCCACCTCGGCCGGTCGCTGCGCCAGGTGATGTTCGCCGAGGAGGGCTCGGCCGACGCGCAGCTGCTCGACCGGACCGCGTTCACCCAGGCCGCGCTCTTCACCATGCAGGTCGCGCTCTACCGCCTGGTCGAGTCGTGGGGCCTGCGCCCGGATGTGCTGATGGGCCACTCCGTCGGCGAGATCGCCGCGGCCCACGTTTCCGGGGTGCTTTCGCTGAAGGACGCCGTCAAGCTGGTCGCCCACCGCGGTCAGCTCATGGGGGAGCTGTCCGGTGGTGCCGTCGTCGCGGTGGAAGCCGCCGAGGACGAGGTGACGCCGTTGCTCACCGCCGCCTGCGGGATCGCGGCGATCAACGGACCCACGTCTCTGGTGGTGTCCGGTGCCGAGTCCGACGTCGTCGCGATCGCCGAGCACTTCACGGCGCGGGGCCGGCGGACCAAGCGGCTGGTGATCAGCCAGGCGATCCACTCACCGCTGCTCGACGAGATCCTGGACGAGCTGCGCGAGATCGCCGAAGAACTGACTTACGAACCCGCCCGGATCCCGGCAGTGTCCACAGTGGACGGCACCGCGATCGATCCGGAGCGGTGGGCCGACCCGGAGTACTGGGTGGCCAACTGCCGGAACTCCGTCCGGTTCCTCGACGGCGTCCGCGCCCTCGAAGCCGCCGGAGTCGGCCGGTACGTCGAGCTGGGCACCGACGGCACCCTCGCCGCGATGACCCAGGGCTGCCTGGCCGGCGACCCGCGCGACGCCGTGGTGATCGCGCTGCGGGCCAAGACCCAGGACGAGGTCCGGGGCGCGCAGCTGGCGGCGGGACGCTTCTTCGCCCACGGCCTCGGCCTGACCGGCGCGAAGCTGTTCCGCGGCGCCGAGCGCGTCGCGCTGCCGCCGTACGCCTTCCACCGCAGCCGGTACTGGCCGGACGTCGACATGGAAGCCCTGCACGCGACCGGCGACCTCGCCGCGACCGGGCTCGATTCGACCGAGCACCCGCTGGTCTCCGCCGCGCTCGCGGTGGCGGGGTCGACGCAGGTGGTGCTGACCGGGCAGATCTCGGTGCACACGCACCCGTGGCTGGCCGACCACACCGTCGGTGGCACGATCGTCTTCCCCGGCGCGGGATTCGTCGAGCTGGCCGTGCGGGCCGGCGACGAGACCGGCTGCCCGCGGCTCGACGAGCTGACCCTGGAAGCGCCGCTGGTGCTGCCCGAGCTGGGCAAGGTGCGGCTGCAGGTCGTCGTCGACGAGCCGGCGGCTTCCGGCCACCGCGCGGTCGCGGTGTACTCGCAGACCGACAGCGACGACCCCTGGATCCGGCACGCCGCTGGTGTCCTGGCGCCCGCCGCGGATGCGGAGCCGGGTGGGCTGACGGCCTGGCCGCCCGCCGGTGCCGAGCCGGTTTCCCTGGACGGGCTGTACGAAGGGTTCGCCGCCGCCGGGCTCGGCTACGGGCCCGCGTTCCAGGGCCTGTCCGCGGCTTGGACCCGCGACGGCGAGGTGTTCGCCGAGGTCGTCGCGACCGAGGCCGTTGCCGGGTTCGGGCTGCACCCGGCCGTCCTCGACGCGGCCCTGCACGCGATCGGCCTCTGCGACACCGTGACGGTCGCGGGCGGGTTGCCGTTCGCGTGGACCGGCGTCGAACTGCACGCGGCGGGCGCGTCCCGGCTGCGGGTCCGAGTCGTCCCGCTCGGCGCCGACTCGGTGTCCCTCGAACTGGCGGACCAGACGGGCCGCCCGGTCGCTTCGGTCGGTTCGCTCGTGCTGCGGGCGGCGGCGGCGACGGGTGTCGCGGTGACGCGGCCGCCCAAGTCCTTGCACGGCTGGGCGTGGCAGCAAGTGCCCGTGCCCACCGGTCCGGTCGCCGACGTCGAGATCCTGGATCCGCCCACTTCGGACTCGGTGGCGGAGACCCTGGCCCGGGTGCTCGACCGGGTGCGGGACCGGCTGAGCGGGTCGCAGGCCACGGTGGTGGTGGTCACCCGCGGCGCGGTCGCGCTCGACGGCGAGGACGTCACCGATCTGGCCGGTGCGGCCGTGTGGGGCCTGATCCGCTCCGCGCAGTCCGAGAACCCCGGCCGGTTCGTGCTCGCCGACATCGACGCGCACGCCGGTTCGGCGGCCGTCCTGCCGCGGCTCGTGGCCGCCGGGGAACCGCAGCTCGTCGTGCGGAACGGCGTCGCGTACGGCGGTCGGCTGACCCGGCTCGCGCCGTCCACCGAAGGGCCCGCGTCGGAGTTCGACGGCACCACGCTCGTCACCGGAGCGACCGGCGCGCTCGGCTCGCAACTGGTGCGGCACCTGGTCACCGAGCACGGCGTCCGGAAGCTGGTGCTCGTCAGCCGCCGGGGCGCGGCTCCCGGCCAGGTCGAGGAGCTGACCGAACTGGGCGCGGACGTCACGGTCGCCGCGTGCGACGCCGCCGACGCCGACGCGCTGAAGGAAGTGCTTGCTGAGCACGAGGTGACCGCGGTGGTGCACCTGGCGGCCGTGGTGGACGATGCGACGCTGCCGTCCCTGACCCCCGACCGGCTGGCCGCCGTCCTGCGGCCCAAGGTCGACGCGGCGCTCAACCTGCACCGGCTGACGTCGAACCTGAAGGCGTTCGTGCTGTTCTCGTCGGTCGCCGGGCTCCTGGGCAACGCCGGCCAGGGCGCGTACGCCGCCGCGAACAGCTTCCTCGACGGACTGGCCGCGCACCGGCGTGCCCAGGGAATGCCCGCGCAGTCCCTGGCCTGGGGGCTGTGGGAGGCGACCGCGGGGCTGTCCGAAGTGGACCGGACGCGGATGGCGCGCACCGGCCTGACGCCACTGTCCACAGAGGAAGGATTGGCGCTGTTCGACGCGGCCGTCGCCCGGCCGGAGGCCCTGCTGGTGCCGATGAAGGTCGACACCGGTTCGGAGGCGGGCGACGTCCCGCCGGCGTTCCGGGCACTGGTGCCGCAAACGCGGCGGACGGCGTCGGCGGGCGGGCCGACGCTGAAGGAGCGCCTGGCCGGGCTCGAACCGCTGCGGCGGGAGCGGGCCGTGCTCGACCTCGTCCTGGACCGGACCGCGGGCCTGCTCGGCTACGCCGGCGGCAGCGCGATCGAGGCACAGCGGCACTTCCTGGAGTCCGGTTTGGACTCGCTGACCGCCGTCGAGCTGCGCAACGGGCTCAACGAGGACACCGGGCTGCGGCTGCCGCCGACCGTCGTCTTCGACCACCAGACTCCCGCGGGGCTGGCCGCGCACCTGCTGTCCGAACTGGACGGTGACGTGGCCGTGGCGGTGCGGGCCGCGGAACCCGACGCGCTGGCGGACGTCTTCGCCGACGCGGTGCGGGCCGGTCGCGTCGAGGACGGGCTGAGCATGCTGGCCGCGGTGGCCAACCTCCGGCCGGCGTTCACCTCGCCCGCCGACATCGACGGCCTGCCGGCCCCGGTGCGGCTGAAGGAAGGCACGGCCGGGACCGAGCTGTTCTGCTTCAGCACGCCGGTCGCGACCGGCGGCGTCTACCAGTACGCGAAGCTGGCCGCCGGCTTCGGCGACGACCGGGAGCTGCACGCCGTGCCGATGCCCGGTTTCCTGCCGGGAGAAGCACTTCCGGCGACGTCGGAGGCGATCGTCGAGGTGCTGGCGGAGAGCCTGCGCAAGTCCGCGGGCGACCGGCCGTTCGCGCTGCTCGGGTACTCCTCGGCGGGCATCCTGGTGCACGCGGTGGCGGAGTGCCTGGAACGCGGCGGAACCCCGGCGGCGGGCATCGTCCTCCTGGACACGTACGTGATCAACGGCGACGACGCGATCGGCGACGGCGCGGCGGACCTGGCGAAGGGCATGCTGGCGAACGAGTCCCAGTACGGCTCGTTCGACCGGGCGAAGCTGACGGCGATGGCCCGCTACATGGACCTGCTGCCCGGCATCGCGATCGGCGGCATCTCGACGCCGTCGTTGCTGGTCCGCGCCGGGGAGCCGTTCGACGCGGAGGCCCGCAACTGGCAGACGACGTGGTCGCACGCGGACGACGTGCGCATCGCGAAGGGGCACCACTTCACGCTGATCGACACCGACGCCCCGACCACGGCGGCCACGGTCGCCGACTGGCTCGCGGGCCTGGACTGACGCGGTCGTGAGTGAGAAACAGTGTTCTAACCCTGTTTCTCACTCACGACCAGCCGCGGCAGACCCGGGTCAGAAGATGCTCGCCATCCCGGCCACGCCGGCCAGCACGGGCTCGAGCCCGGCCGTCAGGAACGCTTCGCGGTCCTCGGCGGTGACCGGGTACCGGCCGTCGGACACCAGGGCCGCCAGCTCGTCCGACCCGTGCCGGGGCAGGTGGAGCGCCAGGTGGTCGCGCACGGCCGCCGCTTCGGCGGGCGCCGCCGGGGTGGCCAGGCGGACGGCCGCGGCGGTGGCGAACCCCGTCACCATCGTTTCGCAGCCGAGCAGGTGCTCACCGCGGACACCCGCGGCGGCACACGCCCGCAGGAGGAGCTCGGTCCACGCCAGGCGGTTCGGGGTCACCGGGTCGCCGCGCATCGGCAGGTCCAGCAGCCAGGTCCGGCTCAGCAGCCGGTCGAGCACCGCCCGCGTCCAGTCCCGGACGTCGGCACGCCAGTCGCCCGACGACGCGAGCCCCTCGGGCGGCGGGCCCCAGCCCGCGTCGGCGAGCAGGACCGTCAGCTCCTCCTTGGAGCTCACGTACCGGTACAGCGCGTTGGTCGTCACGCCCACCTCGTGGGCGATGTTCGGCAGCGAGGCGTTCGCCACGCCCTCGGCGTCGGCGAGTCCCACGGCCGCCGCGACGATCTGCGCCACCGAGTGCGACGGCTTGGGCCCGCGGCGGGGCGGCGGCGTGCCGCCCCAGGCCAGTGTCATCCCGGGGGGCAGCTCCGGGGTGGTGTCCCTGTCCAGCATGGTGCGTCTTCCCTGGCGAGTGCTCCGGCAGTAAACTGTGAGAGTCTTACACTGATTTGGGCGGAGGGCGAGCGACGTGAGCGAGAACAGGCCGGTGGCCACGGCCGTCGGCCGGCTCCTGTGGCCGGAGCGTACGCGGGTCACCGAGCTGGATCGCAAGCTCGCCATCACGCGGATCGAGCACGACCGCGCCGAGGGCCGGTGCCCCGACGCCGAGGTCAGGCTCGCCCGCGTGCGGCTGGCCACGACGCAGGCGGCGCTGGACAGCGCGGTCGCCGGCCGGTCCGAATCCGCGGTGCCGCCCATCCTGGAAGCCGCCCCGCGGGTCGGGCTCGCGGTCTGGGCCGTGGTCAGCGTGGTCAACCTGGTGGTCTACCTGGTCCTCGGGATGGCGAACGGCCAGTGGGACGGGCCGTGGGTGCTGTGGCCGGTGCTCGGCGGCGGCCTGCTGGTGCTCGGCCTGTGGTCCACGCGGGAGCGGGACCGCCGGATGCGGCTGGGCGAGTAGGGGCGACCCCTGTTCCCGGTCACCGGGGTCCGGGTTCCCCTCGGCGCGGGACTGCGTTAAACTGTGCAATCCATACACAGTTTTGTTCGTACCTGAGATCGGGGGCCGAGATGGCCGAGACGACAGACGGTTCCACGACCGGGGGGCGCACGGCCCTCAAGGTGGTCACGATCGTGTGGCTCGCCGGCACCGGCATTCACCTGCTGATCTGGCTGATCATGTGCTTCGCGACGCTCAGCCTGCACTCGCCGTTCTTCATCTGGCCGCTGATCGGCGGCGCGGTCATCGTGGTGCCCTGGTACCTCGCGACCCGCAACCGCTCGACCGAACGGATCGCCCGGGGATGACTACCTTGACGACCACCGGTTCGCCCGTCCGGCTGGACTCGGTGAAGAAGACGTACGGGCGCGGCGAGAGCGGCGTGGTCGCGCTCGCCGGGGTCAGCGTGGAGTTCCCCGCCGGCAGCTTCACCGCCGTGATGGGGCCTTCGGGGTCCGGCAAGAGCACCCTGCTGCACTGCGCCGCCGGGCTCGACCGGCCCGACGAGGGCAGCGTCACGCTCGTCGGCGTCGACCTCAAGGGCCGCAACGAGACCCAGCTGACCGAACTGCGCCGCGAGCACGTGGCGTTCGTTTTCCAGTCCTTCAACCTGATGCCCGCGCTCAACGTCGAGGAGAACATCACCCTCCCGATGCTGCTGGCGGGCAAGGAACCGGACCGGACGTGGATCGCGCAGGTCGTCGAGCGGGTCGGCCTGTCGCAGCGGGTCGGGCACCGTCCCGGCGAGCTGTCCGGCGGCCAGCAGCAGCGCGTGGCGATCGCCCGCGCGCTCGCCGGCCGCTCGGCGGTGACCTTCGCCGACGAGCCGACCGGCGCCTTGGACACGACCACCGCGCTCGAGGTGCTCGGTCTGCTGCGCGAGCTGGCCGACGCCGGCCAGACGATCGTCATGGTCACCCACGACCCGGTCGCCGCGTCGTTCGCCGACGAGGTGCTCTTCCTGGTGGACGGGCAGATCGTGACCAAGATGGCCACCCCGGCCGTCGAGATGGTCGCCGCGGAGCTGGCGCGTCTCGGTGCCCAGGCCAAGCAGGCGAGGGGGCGGCAGTGAGCCCGCGGCGGGTGGTCCTGCGGATGGCGCTGGCCAGCCTGCGGTTCCGCGCGGCCGCCTCGCTGGCGACGCTCGTCGCGGTCCTGGTCGGCTGCTCGCTGCTGATCGCGTGCGGCGGCCTGTTCGAAACGGCGCTCTCGCTCGACGCCCAGCCGCAGCGGCTGGCGGCCGCGCCGGTCGTCGTGACCGGTTCGGCCGGGTTCAAGCTGCCGGACGAGGAGTCGCAGGTCGTTCCCTACGGAGAGCGCTCCGGCATTCCGGCCGGGCAGCTGGCCCAGCTCGCGTCGGTGCCGGGCGTGCGGCAGGTCGTGCCGGACACCACGTTCGCCGCGGTCGTCGTCACCGGGTCCGGTCCGCAGAGCGCCGACGCTCCGCTCGCCGGGCACGGCTGGGACTCCGCCGCGCTCGCGCCTTACTCCCTTGTGGACGGTGCGCCGCCGCACACCCCGGGCCAGGTCGTGCTCGACGAGGCTTCGGCCCAGGCCGCGGGAGTCGGCACCGGGGGCCAGGTCGGCATCGCCGTGAACGGCGCGCCCCCGCGTGACTTCGTGGTCACCGGGATCGCGCACGCGGACACGGTCGGCCCCGCCTTGTTCTTCTCACCCGCCGACGCCCAGCAGTTCTCGGTGCACCCCGGCACGGTCGACCTGGCCGGGATCTTCCCCGCCGACGGCGTGGACGCCGGTGAGCTCGCCGCCCGGATCGCCGAGCGCGTGCCCGGGCTGAACGTGCTGACCGGCGCGGACCGCGGGTCCGCCGAGTTCCCCGGCATCGACGGCGCCCAGCTGCCGCTGATCCTGCTCGCCGGCGTGTTCGGCGGCATGGTCCTGGTGGTCATGGCGCTGGTGGTGTCGGCGACGATCAGCCTCACCGTGCGGCAGCGGCAGCAGGAGCTCGCGCTCCTGCGGGCGACCGGCGCGACCCCGCGTCAGGTGCACCGGATGGTGCTCGCCGAGACGATGGTGGTGGCGGCGCTGGGTGCTCTCGCCGGGCTGGCCGGCGGCCGTTTCATCGGCGCGGAGATCTTCAGCTTCACCACGGGCAACGGGATGCTGCCGCCCCAGCTGGAGTTCCAGCAGGGGATCATCGCCTTCGGCGGCGGTCTCGTGCTTTCGCTCGCGATTTCGTTCGCCGCCGCGTGGTTCGCCGCGCTGCCGGCGGCGCGGGCCCGGCCGCTGCAGGCGCTCGTCGAGGCGTCCATCCCGCCCGCGAAGGTGAACGACGTCCGCCGCTTCGGCGCGAAGGTGTTCGCCGGGGTGACCGTGCTGCTGGCCGTCGCGACCCTGTTCATGCCGGTCGACATCGCCTCCGCCGTGTGCGGTCCCGCCGTGCTCACCGGCTCGATCGCCGTCGCGCTGATCGGCCCCGAGCTGATGGCGTTCGTCGCGACCCGCTTCGGCCCGTTGATCCGGCGGGTCGGCGGCCGGGACGCGGTGCTCGCGGTGATCAACTCGCGGACCCGGGCGGTGGCGTTCGCCGCCGTACTGACCCCGATCACGCTGGCCACCGCGGTCGCGCTCGGCAACGTCTACGCCGAAACCACGCAGCAGCACGCGATCATCGGTGCCTACGCCGACCAGTTGCGGGCCGACGCGGTGGTGACCAGCGGCACCGGGGCGGTCTCGCCCGCGCTGGCCGACGCCGTCCGGCAGGCGCCGGGCGTCGGGTCGGTGTCGCCGCTGGTGACCAGCCAGGGCTGGATCGAAGAGCCCTACGACGGCAACGGCAGCGACCCGGGCCGGCTGCTCGGCCTCGACGTCCGGGACGCGAACGGCGTGCTGGCGACGCCGGTGACGTCCGGCTCGCTGGGGGAGCTCACCGGGGAGACGGTGGCGCTGCCCGAAGGCATCGCGGACGACCTCGACCTGAAGCTCGGCGATCAGATCACCATGCGCCTCGGCGACGGCGCACAGGCGAAGGTTCGCATCGTCGCGTTGCTGGACAGCCCGTCGGGCTACCCCAGCATCGTGCTGCCGGCCGCGCTGCTCGCCCCGCACACGACGTCGGGCGTGGCGAACCGGCTGCTGGTCCGCGCGGCGGACGGACAGGACGCTGCCGCGGTCGTCTCGGCGGTCACGTCGGCGACGGTGAACTGGCCGGGAGCCACCGTCGGCGACTCCGACGCGGTCACCGAAAGCTTCGCGGCCAGTGCCGACATCGAGGCGATGATCCACTACCTGCTGGCCGTGCTGGCGATCGCGTACGCGGCGATCGCGGCGGTGAACACGCTCGCCGTGGCGGTGCTTTCGCGGCGTCGCGAGTTCGGCGTGCAGCGGCTCGCGGGTGCGCGGCGGGGACAGGTCCGGTCGATGCTGATGATCGAGGGCGGCATCCTCGCCGTGCTCGGCCTGGTGCTCGGCACGGGGATCTCACTGTTCACGGTGATTCCCATGGCGCTCTCGTCCGGCACGATCGTGCCGGACGGCCCGCTGTGGGTGTTCCTCGCGGTCATCGCCGCGGTGTTCCTGATCGTCTGGCCGGTCACCGCGCTCTCCTCGCGGCTGGCGATGCGGCGCAGCCCGATCGAAGCGGTGACGCTGCCGGGGCAATAGCGATTCATAGGGGTTAGCGGGCCGGCCCGGTGCGGATAGTGTCGAAATCGACTATCCGCACCGGGCCGGCCCGGTTTCCTTTTCTGGAGTGGATCCCCATGCGCGTACTCCTGGCCGCCCCGCCGTCGCCCGCGCGGCTGCACAACCTGGTTCCCCTCGCGTGGGCACTGCGGACCGCCGGCCACGACGTGAAGATCGCCGGACGGACATCGTTCGTCGACGAGATCCTTCGCACGGGTTGCGTCGCCGTCGACCTCGGCACCTCGGAGTCCGCGGCGCTGACCGGGTTCGCCGAGCTGTGGGGGCCCGACGTCGTGGTCTCCTCCCCGGGGGCCCCTGCTTACGGTGGCGACACGGTCCGGGTGCTGGGTCCGCTGGACGAGCCTGGCTCTTCCGACGCGGACACGACGTTCGACACCGTGCCGCCGTCGCTGCGGGACTCTTCGAACGTCCGCCCGGTCCGGCACGTGCCGTATTCCGGTCCGGTCGTGGTGCCGGAGTGGTTGCGCCGCAAGGCAAGGCGCAGCCGCGTGCTGCTGTCGCTCACGGACCCGACGCTGGCCGGGCCGGTGTTCGACGCCGTCGGCGGTCTCGAGGCCGAGGTCGTCTGGGCGACCGATTCGAGCCCCGCGGGCGTGTCGATGCCGCCCAACGTCCGGCTCGTCGACACCGCTCCTCCGGCGGCGCTCCTGCCGACGTGCTCAGCGGTCATCCACGACGGCGACGCATCCCTCGCCCTCGCGGCGGCGACGCACGGTGTGCCGCAGCTTTCCCTGACGGAGACGGCGATCGGCGCTCGCATCGCGGCGGTCGGCGCCGGGCTGGTGGGGTCCGCGGGCGGCGTCGCGGAGCTGGCTGCGCTGAGTGCCGCGGCGACCGCGTTGCGGG
Proteins encoded in this window:
- a CDS encoding nucleotide disphospho-sugar-binding domain-containing protein, encoding MRVLLAAPPSPARLHNLVPLAWALRTAGHDVKIAGRTSFVDEILRTGCVAVDLGTSESAALTGFAELWGPDVVVSSPGAPAYGGDTVRVLGPLDEPGSSDADTTFDTVPPSLRDSSNVRPVRHVPYSGPVVVPEWLRRKARRSRVLLSLTDPTLAGPVFDAVGGLEAEVVWATDSSPAGVSMPPNVRLVDTAPPAALLPTCSAVIHDGDASLALAAATHGVPQLSLTETAIGARIAAVGAGLVGSAGGVAELAALSAAATALRDEIAGLPAPRELIGALTR
- a CDS encoding ABC transporter permease; its protein translation is MSPRRVVLRMALASLRFRAAASLATLVAVLVGCSLLIACGGLFETALSLDAQPQRLAAAPVVVTGSAGFKLPDEESQVVPYGERSGIPAGQLAQLASVPGVRQVVPDTTFAAVVVTGSGPQSADAPLAGHGWDSAALAPYSLVDGAPPHTPGQVVLDEASAQAAGVGTGGQVGIAVNGAPPRDFVVTGIAHADTVGPALFFSPADAQQFSVHPGTVDLAGIFPADGVDAGELAARIAERVPGLNVLTGADRGSAEFPGIDGAQLPLILLAGVFGGMVLVVMALVVSATISLTVRQRQQELALLRATGATPRQVHRMVLAETMVVAALGALAGLAGGRFIGAEIFSFTTGNGMLPPQLEFQQGIIAFGGGLVLSLAISFAAAWFAALPAARARPLQALVEASIPPAKVNDVRRFGAKVFAGVTVLLAVATLFMPVDIASAVCGPAVLTGSIAVALIGPELMAFVATRFGPLIRRVGGRDAVLAVINSRTRAVAFAAVLTPITLATAVALGNVYAETTQQHAIIGAYADQLRADAVVTSGTGAVSPALADAVRQAPGVGSVSPLVTSQGWIEEPYDGNGSDPGRLLGLDVRDANGVLATPVTSGSLGELTGETVALPEGIADDLDLKLGDQITMRLGDGAQAKVRIVALLDSPSGYPSIVLPAALLAPHTTSGVANRLLVRAADGQDAAAVVSAVTSATVNWPGATVGDSDAVTESFAASADIEAMIHYLLAVLAIAYAAIAAVNTLAVAVLSRRREFGVQRLAGARRGQVRSMLMIEGGILAVLGLVLGTGISLFTVIPMALSSGTIVPDGPLWVFLAVIAAVFLIVWPVTALSSRLAMRRSPIEAVTLPGQ
- a CDS encoding TetR/AcrR family transcriptional regulator, translated to MLDRDTTPELPPGMTLAWGGTPPPRRGPKPSHSVAQIVAAAVGLADAEGVANASLPNIAHEVGVTTNALYRYVSSKEELTVLLADAGWGPPPEGLASSGDWRADVRDWTRAVLDRLLSRTWLLDLPMRGDPVTPNRLAWTELLLRACAAAGVRGEHLLGCETMVTGFATAAAVRLATPAAPAEAAAVRDHLALHLPRHGSDELAALVSDGRYPVTAEDREAFLTAGLEPVLAGVAGMASIF
- a CDS encoding ABC transporter ATP-binding protein, with amino-acid sequence MTTLTTTGSPVRLDSVKKTYGRGESGVVALAGVSVEFPAGSFTAVMGPSGSGKSTLLHCAAGLDRPDEGSVTLVGVDLKGRNETQLTELRREHVAFVFQSFNLMPALNVEENITLPMLLAGKEPDRTWIAQVVERVGLSQRVGHRPGELSGGQQQRVAIARALAGRSAVTFADEPTGALDTTTALEVLGLLRELADAGQTIVMVTHDPVAASFADEVLFLVDGQIVTKMATPAVEMVAAELARLGAQAKQARGRQ